The following nucleotide sequence is from Mesorhizobium sp. J8.
GATGGAAACGACGCTGAAGATGGTCTGGTTTCGCAGCGCCTGGTTGAACTGGCGGCCGAAAAGTTCGTCGGTGTAGTTTCCGGTCCCGATGAATGGCGCCGAGCCGCTCAGATCCCAGCGGAAGAAGCTCATGATGAAGGAGTATCCGAGCGGATAGATGAGGATGGCCAGCATGACGAGGAGCGCCGGGCTGGCCAGCAGATAGCCCCTCTGCCAGGTGTAGGGCAGCGGCGAGCGTCGCCGGCGCCCTGGCGCCTGGTGCTGTGCGAGCGCCGACATTCTCAGTCGTAAGCCCCGGCCCGGCGCATGATCTCTTCCGCTTCCGTCGCCGCCTGATTGAGCGAATCGGCGGGCGAAACCTGATCGGACAGAGCTTGCTCGATGGCCGAGAACATCAAGGTGCAGACCTTTGAGAAGCCGGCAAGCTTGGGCCATTCCTTGCCGTTCGCGATCGTCGTCTCGAGCTGCTGCAGCCATGTGGCCTGCGGGCCTTTGGCCGCGGCGATCACTTCCTTGGCTATCGCCTGGCTGCTCGGGAAGTTGGTGAACTGATCGAACTGCAGCCGCTGGGCGTCCGCGCCGACCGTGTATTTGATGAACTCGACGGCGGGTTCCTTGCGAGCGGATTGGCCGTTCAGCGCCATGGCATGGGAGATGGCGCATGAAATCGCTGCTTTGTCCCGCACGTAAGGAGCTGTCGACCACTTGCCGACGATGCGCGAGGTTTCCGGATTGGACAGGGTGGCGAAGGCACCAGGCCAATCGAAAGTGGCATAGACCGTGCCGGACGAGAATTCGGTCGAGTTCTCGTTCCATTGATAGCCAACGGCATCGGACGGCACGATTTTGTGCTTCTGGATCAGGTCGCGATAGAAGGTCAGCGCCTTGATGCCGGCTTCGGAATTGAAGGCCGGCTTGTTGGCCTGGTCGACCCAGTCGCCGCCGGCCTGCCAGAGCAGGTCGCTGAAGGTGCGCTGCGCGGGGTCGCCCTGCCCCGGCACGACGAGCCCATAGTGACCGTTGCCGGTGAGTTTCAGGCCGACATCGACGAGTTCCTCCCAGGTCTCGGCCGGCTTCAGGCCTTTCTCCTGGTAGACGTCGCTGCGGTAATACTGAACGCGCGCGTCCATGTTGCGCGGGATAGCCGCCAGATTTCCGGTCTTGGGATCGCGCAGGTATTTGACCGCGACGGGATAGAACTCCGCCAGTTCTGCGTCGCTGAAATAGCTGTTCAGCGGCGCGAAATGGTTGAAGTAGGAATCGATTTGCGCCGTGTGGGTGCTGTAGACGTCGTACTGGCTCGATTTTGCCGCGCTCAACGTGACCACCTTCGCCGTCAAGGGCGTGAATTCCAGGAGGTCGTAGCGAACCTTGATGCCGGTCTTGGCGGTGAAATCCTGGACGATCTTCTCCCAATATTTCGGGTAGAGCGGACCGCCGGTGATCAGCAATGCGGTGATCTCTTTCGCCTCTGCCCTGGCAATCCACGGCGCGGCAAGCGAGCCGGCCGTCACTGCCGCGCTCGCGGCCAGGAATTTGCGTCTCGATAAGTTTCCGGACATCACAATCTCCTCCTGGTTTGATCGGCCGGTCGCTTCAAGGACGGCCGACGACTTTCAGCTTCGGCGATCCACCGGCGTGCTCCTCCCGCCGCGAGACTGCCTGGTTTGGCTCCCCGGAAAGTCGCTTGCGAGCCTCCGGGCCATCGGTCACCTGCGCTCCAACACGCCTCGTTCGGTTGCGAAAGCGTATCGATCGTGATCGCGGACGGCGGCAACAGGGAACGGCGGCTTGCACCGCTCGATCCTCCCTTCCCGCAGGCCGTGTTATAGGCTAGTGAGCGTTTTTATGAGATAAGTTGACTGCATATCTAGCTATCAGCCTATAAGCTTATCAGACAAGTGGATGTTAATGATGGATACCGTCGAGGTCAAGCTTCAAACTTTGCCCAAGCAGGTGGCAGGCGTGCTTGCGCGACGCATCGCCGCCAGCGGTGTCGCGGGCGGCCAGGGACCGTCGGAGCAGCAGATCCTCCAGGAATTCGGGGTCTCGCGCGCGGTCGCGCGGGAGGCGCTGAAGATCCTGGCGTCGCTGGATATGATCGAGATCGCCCAGGGACGGCGCGTGGTGCTGCGCCCGGCCGAGGAGTGGGACTATCTCAGCCCATTGCTCATCGACTGGCTGCCGCACGAGCAGATGCGCGAGATCCTGGCCGAAGCGCACGCGACGCGGATAATCATCGAACCGGCGATCGCCGCCATCGCGGCCAAGCATATGACCAAGGAAAAGCTCGAGCGTCTTGGCACCTTGCTGGCGGCGATGTCGGCAAGCGAGGACAATCCGGACGCCTATCTGAAGCTCGACCTGGACTTTCACATGGAGATTTGCCGGGCGGCGCAGAACAGGATTCTCGACCGCTTCATGTATTCCTCCCGGTGGTGGCAGATGGCGAGCAGGCGCATCAGCAATCAGATGCCCCATGCGCTTCCCTCCGCAACCGAAATGCACAGGGCGATCTACGAGGCGCTCGTGGCACGCGATGAAAGGCGAGCGGAAGAAGCGATGCGCCGGCACCTCA
It contains:
- a CDS encoding ABC transporter substrate-binding protein, with protein sequence MSGNLSRRKFLAASAAVTAGSLAAPWIARAEAKEITALLITGGPLYPKYWEKIVQDFTAKTGIKVRYDLLEFTPLTAKVVTLSAAKSSQYDVYSTHTAQIDSYFNHFAPLNSYFSDAELAEFYPVAVKYLRDPKTGNLAAIPRNMDARVQYYRSDVYQEKGLKPAETWEELVDVGLKLTGNGHYGLVVPGQGDPAQRTFSDLLWQAGGDWVDQANKPAFNSEAGIKALTFYRDLIQKHKIVPSDAVGYQWNENSTEFSSGTVYATFDWPGAFATLSNPETSRIVGKWSTAPYVRDKAAISCAISHAMALNGQSARKEPAVEFIKYTVGADAQRLQFDQFTNFPSSQAIAKEVIAAAKGPQATWLQQLETTIANGKEWPKLAGFSKVCTLMFSAIEQALSDQVSPADSLNQAATEAEEIMRRAGAYD
- a CDS encoding FadR/GntR family transcriptional regulator; the protein is MDTVEVKLQTLPKQVAGVLARRIAASGVAGGQGPSEQQILQEFGVSRAVAREALKILASLDMIEIAQGRRVVLRPAEEWDYLSPLLIDWLPHEQMREILAEAHATRIIIEPAIAAIAAKHMTKEKLERLGTLLAAMSASEDNPDAYLKLDLDFHMEICRAAQNRILDRFMYSSRWWQMASRRISNQMPHALPSATEMHRAIYEALVARDERRAEEAMRRHLKKTTAVGLPR